A region from the Lysobacter antibioticus genome encodes:
- a CDS encoding FAD-dependent oxidoreductase, translating into MSKKSVFQFRDASREMPTRIPLQLRLDGDWGELYGRFAEAEAKKQAGRCLDCGNPYCGWACPLHNYIPNWLELAREGRVHEAAALCHETNPLPEICGRVCPQDRLCEGSCTLNDGFGAVTIGAVEKYIVDSAFASGWRPDLSAVKPNGRRVAIVGAGPAGLSCADRLARAGIQAVVFDRYEDIGGLLHFGIPSFKLEKSVMRQRREVLEGMGVQFKLGVEIGRDLSLDELIAQFDAVFLGLGSYRYTDGGLPGQDLRNVLPALPFLVQNGRVVHSEGDTVRSQPIAGWEDQLELPDLRGKRVVVLGGGDTGMDCVRSAVRMGAAQVRCVYRRDEANMPGSAREVGNAREEGVEFLFNRQPLELLGDGTAVNAVRVAETRLGAPDARGRQRAEVVEGSESVLEADVVIIAFGFQPDPPAWLAQQGIELTDNGRIKVLATSESCATRRKTAAGLPYQTTHPKVFAGGDAVRGADLVVTAAFEGREAAAGIVSLLSAQAPVAARDDAKLAKTG; encoded by the coding sequence ATGAGCAAGAAGTCCGTCTTCCAATTCCGTGATGCCTCGCGCGAGATGCCCACGCGCATCCCCCTGCAACTGCGCCTGGACGGCGACTGGGGCGAGCTGTACGGCCGCTTCGCCGAAGCCGAAGCCAAGAAGCAGGCCGGCCGCTGCCTCGACTGCGGTAATCCGTATTGCGGTTGGGCCTGCCCGCTGCACAACTACATTCCGAACTGGCTCGAACTCGCGCGCGAGGGCCGTGTCCACGAAGCCGCGGCGCTGTGTCACGAGACCAACCCGCTGCCGGAGATCTGCGGCCGCGTCTGCCCGCAGGACCGTCTGTGCGAAGGCAGTTGCACCCTCAACGACGGTTTCGGCGCGGTCACCATCGGCGCGGTCGAGAAGTACATCGTCGACAGCGCCTTCGCCAGCGGTTGGCGCCCGGACTTGTCGGCGGTGAAGCCCAACGGCCGGCGCGTCGCCATCGTCGGCGCCGGCCCGGCCGGGCTGTCCTGCGCCGACCGCCTGGCCCGCGCCGGCATCCAGGCGGTGGTGTTCGACCGCTACGAAGACATCGGCGGGTTGCTGCACTTCGGCATCCCGAGTTTCAAGCTCGAAAAGTCGGTCATGCGCCAGCGCCGCGAGGTGCTCGAAGGCATGGGCGTGCAGTTCAAGCTCGGCGTCGAGATCGGCCGCGACCTGAGTCTGGACGAACTGATCGCGCAGTTCGACGCGGTGTTCCTGGGCCTGGGCTCGTACCGCTACACCGACGGCGGCCTGCCCGGCCAGGACCTGCGCAACGTCCTGCCGGCGCTGCCGTTCCTGGTCCAGAACGGCCGCGTCGTGCACAGCGAAGGCGACACCGTGCGTTCGCAGCCGATCGCCGGCTGGGAAGACCAACTCGAATTGCCCGACCTGCGCGGCAAGCGCGTGGTCGTGCTCGGCGGCGGCGACACCGGCATGGACTGTGTGCGCAGCGCGGTGCGCATGGGCGCGGCGCAGGTGCGCTGCGTGTACCGGCGCGACGAAGCCAACATGCCCGGCTCCGCGCGCGAGGTCGGCAACGCCCGCGAGGAAGGCGTCGAGTTCCTGTTCAACCGCCAGCCGCTGGAACTGCTCGGCGACGGCACCGCGGTCAATGCGGTGCGCGTGGCCGAAACGCGCCTGGGCGCGCCGGACGCGCGCGGCCGTCAACGCGCCGAAGTGGTCGAAGGCAGCGAATCGGTGCTCGAGGCCGACGTGGTCATCATCGCCTTCGGCTTCCAGCCCGATCCGCCGGCGTGGCTGGCGCAGCAGGGCATCGAGTTGACCGACAACGGCCGGATCAAGGTGCTGGCGACCAGCGAAAGCTGCGCGACGCGGCGCAAGACCGCGGCCGGGCTGCCGTATCAGACGACCCATCCGAAGGTATTCGCCGGCGGCGACGCGGTGCGCGGCGCCGACCTGGTGGTGACCGCGGCTTTCGAAGGCCGCGAGGCGGCGGCGGGCATCGTGTCGCTGTTGAGCGCGCAGGCGCCGGTGGCGGCGCGGGACGATGCGAAGCTGGCGAAGACGGGCTGA
- the folE gene encoding GTP cyclohydrolase I FolE: MADNDSKPSREQAEAAVRTLLSWAGEDPAREGLLDTPKRVVEAYGDWFSGYGDDPREYLARTFEEVAGYDEMIVLRDIEFESHCEHHMAPIIGKAHVGYLPSGKVVGISKLARVVETYARRFQVQEKMTAQIAQSIQDVLQPLGVGVVIEGAHECMTTRGVHKRGVSMITSKMLGMFRDDARTRAEFLRFIDVGPGR, translated from the coding sequence ATGGCCGACAACGACAGCAAGCCGTCCCGCGAACAGGCCGAGGCCGCCGTCCGCACCCTGCTGAGCTGGGCCGGCGAAGACCCCGCCCGCGAAGGCCTGCTCGACACGCCCAAGCGCGTGGTCGAAGCCTACGGCGACTGGTTCAGCGGCTACGGCGACGATCCGCGCGAATACCTGGCGCGCACCTTCGAGGAAGTGGCCGGTTACGACGAAATGATCGTGCTGCGCGACATCGAGTTCGAGAGCCATTGCGAGCACCACATGGCGCCGATCATCGGCAAGGCCCATGTCGGCTATCTGCCGAGCGGCAAGGTCGTCGGCATCAGCAAGCTGGCCCGCGTGGTCGAGACCTACGCGCGCCGTTTCCAGGTCCAGGAAAAGATGACCGCACAGATCGCCCAGTCGATCCAGGACGTGCTGCAACCGCTCGGCGTCGGCGTGGTCATCGAAGGCGCCCACGAATGCATGACCACCCGCGGCGTGCACAAGCGCGGCGTCAGCATGATCACCTCGAAGATGCTCGGCATGTTCCGCGACGACGCCCGCACCCGCGCCGAGTTCCTGCGCTTCATCGACGTCGGCCCGGGCCGCTGA
- a CDS encoding GGDEF domain-containing protein: MRIGLWALLIALACACLPAAAQSLKVEVLLTDTDLQAPPVGAPVIRQLVAERPEESIRFSLPRRNEGYWLRLTSQRAIGKYEGQLLVLRGPRAMGPLLYYPPGAGPREVEDAEHGGVPLMRRGWVLALPNGWPPSSVAYLRIKGRAAMSEIRLSFASIPDLARQERGDARFMAAAFTAMMLMAVAMVGVWVAFRDFVYLGYGAYLACIATYLLLLSGDASEMWGLAGLASEPAIGWALATLATIFQLGFSLRFLDLPRLMPRTAWVLRAIQWANMFWLLVLVIMREHSYGWWYIGGNLLLLLGVPLMLVIAVAAWRKGAPYAGYYLLGWTPMLVFAAALAANALGLRDAEWAERGLALTAVLESAVLALALSQHAANRHRILLLARQSVERDPLTGALNAQVLEQMLEAWSSPGSLNVNTYGLLLVDLDGFGEVNARYGRAVGDALLQQALARMRGVLRPDDTIARMAGDCFGIVSECERVECELLARRLADTFAERPFRIDGHEITMSVSIGLAISQRGEQVAELFERVRQALRSATVAGRNAVSVAQARDVATAVPAE; encoded by the coding sequence ATGCGCATAGGCCTGTGGGCGCTGCTGATCGCGTTGGCCTGCGCCTGTCTGCCGGCCGCCGCGCAATCGTTGAAGGTCGAGGTCCTGCTGACCGATACCGACCTGCAGGCGCCGCCGGTCGGCGCCCCGGTGATCCGCCAGTTGGTCGCCGAACGGCCCGAAGAATCGATCCGTTTCAGCCTGCCGCGCCGCAACGAGGGCTACTGGCTGCGCCTGACCAGCCAGCGCGCGATCGGCAAATACGAAGGCCAGTTGCTGGTCCTGCGCGGTCCGCGCGCGATGGGTCCCCTGCTGTATTACCCGCCCGGCGCCGGTCCGCGCGAAGTCGAGGACGCCGAACACGGCGGCGTGCCGCTGATGCGGCGCGGCTGGGTGCTGGCCCTGCCGAACGGCTGGCCGCCGTCCTCGGTGGCCTATCTGCGCATCAAGGGCCGCGCGGCGATGAGCGAGATCCGCCTGTCGTTCGCCAGCATTCCCGACCTGGCGCGGCAGGAGCGCGGCGACGCCCGCTTCATGGCCGCGGCCTTTACCGCGATGATGCTGATGGCGGTGGCGATGGTCGGCGTGTGGGTCGCGTTCCGCGACTTCGTCTATCTCGGTTACGGCGCCTATCTGGCCTGCATCGCGACCTATCTGTTGTTGCTGTCCGGCGACGCTTCGGAGATGTGGGGGCTGGCCGGGCTGGCCAGCGAACCGGCGATCGGCTGGGCGCTGGCGACTCTGGCGACGATCTTCCAACTCGGTTTCAGCCTGCGCTTCCTCGACCTGCCGCGGCTCATGCCGCGCACCGCCTGGGTGCTGCGCGCGATCCAGTGGGCCAACATGTTCTGGCTGCTGGTGCTGGTGATCATGCGCGAGCACTCCTACGGCTGGTGGTACATCGGCGGCAACCTGTTGCTGCTGCTCGGCGTGCCGCTGATGCTGGTGATCGCGGTCGCGGCCTGGCGCAAAGGCGCGCCCTACGCCGGTTACTACCTGCTCGGTTGGACCCCGATGCTGGTGTTCGCCGCCGCGCTGGCCGCCAATGCGCTCGGCTTGCGCGACGCCGAATGGGCCGAACGCGGCCTGGCCCTGACCGCGGTGCTGGAATCGGCCGTGCTCGCCCTGGCCCTGAGTCAGCATGCCGCCAACCGCCATCGCATCCTGTTGCTGGCGCGGCAGTCGGTCGAACGCGACCCGCTGACCGGCGCGCTCAACGCCCAGGTCCTGGAACAGATGCTCGAAGCCTGGTCTTCGCCGGGCAGCCTGAACGTCAATACTTACGGCCTGTTGCTGGTCGACCTGGACGGCTTCGGCGAGGTCAACGCGCGCTACGGCCGCGCGGTCGGCGACGCCCTGCTGCAGCAGGCCCTGGCGCGCATGCGCGGGGTGTTGCGGCCCGACGACACCATCGCCCGCATGGCCGGCGATTGCTTCGGCATCGTCAGCGAATGCGAACGGGTCGAATGCGAGCTGCTGGCGCGTCGCCTGGCCGACACCTTCGCCGAGCGTCCGTTCCGCATCGACGGCCACGAGATCACCATGAGCGTGAGCATCGGCCTGGCCATCTCGCAGCGGGGCGAGCAAGTCGCCGAGCTGTTCGAGCGCGTGCGACAGGCTTTGCGCAGCGCCACCGTGGCCGGCCGCAACGCGGTCAGCGTCGCCCAGGCCCGCGACGTCGCGACGGCTGTGCCGGCGGAGTGA
- a CDS encoding efflux transporter outer membrane subunit, translating into MRKLTFPAVAVLTLALAACAVGPDYVRPTLATPDAFARTDAAAATDGSAVADANAEFWQSFNDPLLTRLVEESLSANHDLRIALANYDRANALLRGAKFDRFPTITGSANGSESRSSSDQMPGASNSARDNESYSVQANASWELDLFGRVRRNIESERAEAWAGAADLQAMQVSIVGEVARSYVELRGLQERLRVARVNADNQKETLRLVQARFDAGRGTEFDTSRARAQLEATLARVPNLEAQVAVTQHRLAVLTGQTPDALIATLDEASALPALPARLDAGTPGELLRRRPDVAAAEHRLHAATARIGVATADLFPRFTLSGLIGSQAIDTSALFERASETRLVALGIDWSFLDIGRVRARIKAADATAEGELARYQQSVLLALEDTENALVRYARARVEDQHLERAALDSAKAAQLARVRYEAGAADLFEVLDAERTQLQAQDAFADGRTRSVTGAIALYKAMAGGWPGREPVREGVAQR; encoded by the coding sequence ATGCGTAAGTTGACCTTTCCCGCCGTGGCCGTGCTGACGCTCGCCTTGGCCGCCTGCGCCGTCGGTCCGGACTATGTCCGGCCGACCCTGGCCACGCCGGACGCGTTCGCCCGCACCGACGCGGCCGCCGCCACCGACGGCAGCGCCGTGGCCGACGCCAACGCCGAGTTCTGGCAGAGCTTCAACGACCCGCTGCTGACGCGGCTGGTCGAGGAGTCGCTGTCGGCCAACCACGACCTGCGCATCGCCCTGGCCAACTACGACCGCGCCAACGCCTTGTTGCGCGGCGCCAAGTTCGACCGTTTCCCGACCATCACCGGCAGCGCCAACGGCAGCGAATCGCGTTCGAGCTCCGACCAGATGCCGGGCGCGTCGAACTCGGCGCGCGACAACGAGAGCTACAGCGTCCAGGCCAATGCGAGCTGGGAACTCGACCTGTTCGGCCGCGTGCGCCGCAACATCGAGTCCGAGCGCGCCGAAGCCTGGGCCGGCGCGGCCGATCTGCAGGCGATGCAGGTGTCGATCGTAGGCGAAGTGGCGCGCAGCTATGTCGAGCTGCGCGGCCTGCAGGAACGCCTGCGCGTCGCCCGCGTCAACGCCGACAACCAGAAGGAAACCCTGCGCCTGGTGCAGGCGCGTTTCGACGCCGGACGCGGCACCGAGTTCGATACCTCGCGTGCCCGTGCCCAGCTCGAGGCGACCCTGGCCCGGGTGCCCAACCTGGAAGCGCAGGTCGCGGTCACCCAGCACCGCCTCGCGGTGCTGACCGGGCAGACGCCGGACGCGTTGATCGCCACGCTCGACGAGGCCTCGGCCTTGCCGGCGTTGCCGGCGCGGTTGGATGCCGGCACCCCGGGCGAGCTGCTGCGCCGTCGTCCCGACGTCGCCGCGGCCGAGCACCGCCTGCACGCGGCCACCGCGCGCATCGGCGTGGCCACCGCCGACCTGTTCCCGCGCTTCACCCTCAGCGGCCTGATCGGTTCGCAGGCGATCGACACCAGCGCCCTGTTCGAACGCGCCAGCGAAACCCGCCTGGTCGCGCTCGGCATCGACTGGTCGTTCCTCGACATCGGCCGCGTGCGTGCACGCATCAAGGCCGCCGATGCCACCGCCGAGGGCGAGCTCGCCCGCTATCAGCAGAGCGTGTTGCTGGCGCTGGAAGACACCGAGAACGCCCTCGTGCGCTATGCACGGGCGCGGGTCGAGGACCAGCACCTGGAACGCGCCGCGCTCGACAGCGCCAAGGCCGCCCAGCTCGCGCGCGTGCGCTACGAGGCCGGCGCCGCCGACCTGTTCGAAGTGCTCGACGCCGAACGCACCCAGTTGCAGGCCCAGGATGCGTTCGCCGACGGCCGCACCCGCAGCGTCACCGGCGCGATCGCCCTGTACAAGGCGATGGCGGGCGGTTGGCCCGGCCGCGAGCCGGTGCGCGAGGGCGTCGCCCAGCGTTGA
- a CDS encoding efflux RND transporter permease subunit, with amino-acid sequence MDFSKFFIDRPIFAAVLSIVIFAAGLIAIPILPISEYPEVIPPSVMVRTVYPGANPKVIAETVATPLEEAINGVEDMMYIKSVAGSDGVLAITVTFKPGTDPDDAAVRVQNRVSQALARLPEDVRRQGVTTQKQAPVFLMVVHLTSPNGKYDTLYLRNYARLHVKDQLARLSGVGDAQIFGGGDYAMRVWLDPDKIASRGLTAGDVLRAMREQNVQVSAGQLGADPMPNSDFLTLINAKGRLQSKEEFGNIVVKSGSDGEIVRLSDVARLELGAGDYSLRAQLDGKNAVGIGIFQSPGANALQIQEQVIANMDRLSESFPDGIKYEAVYDTTIFVRDSIKAVVTTLLEAIALVVLVVILFLQTWRASIIPLLAVPVSVVGTFAALYLLGFSINTLSLFGLVLAIGIVVDDAIVVVENVERNIEEGLTPLAAAHQAMKEVSGPIVAIALVLCAVFVPMAFLSGVTGQFYKQFAVTIAISTVISAINSLTLSPALAARLLKPHSAPKDAPSRLIDRLFGWLFRPFNRFFASSSQKYQGAVSRTLGKRGAVFVVYAVLLVATGLMFKVVPAGFIPLQDKLYLIAAVKLPEGSSIARTDALLKKVTDVAAKVDGVQNTMAFPGLNAVQFTNTPNTGVAFLPLKPFSERSRTAVEITAELNQKIGGFQEGFTFALMPPPILGLGNGAGYQLFIEDRSNLGYGALQNAVSAFQGTIMQTPGMGYANTTYQANVPQLDAEVDRVKAKAQGVPLTDLFDTLQTYLGSAYVNDFNQFGRTWQVIAQADGSFRDSVEDIANLRTRNDRGEMVPIGSMVTVKQTFGPDPVLRYNGHPAADIAGDVDPRVMSSAQAMDVVKDVAAKVLPHGMEIEWTDLSYQQASQGNAALIVFPLAILLAFLVLAALYESWTLPLAVILIVPMCMLSALAGVWLTGGDNNVFVQVGLVVLMGLACKNAILIVEFARELELQGKGIVEAALEACRLRLRPIVMTSIAFIAGTVPLVLSHGAGAEIRSVTGITVFAGMLGVTLFGLFLTPVFYVALRKLVGQKLVSHGEHTPLEKIHA; translated from the coding sequence ATGGACTTTTCCAAATTTTTCATCGATCGGCCGATCTTCGCCGCGGTGCTGTCGATCGTGATCTTCGCCGCCGGCCTGATCGCGATACCGATCCTGCCGATCAGCGAATATCCCGAAGTCATCCCGCCCTCGGTAATGGTGCGCACGGTGTATCCGGGCGCCAACCCGAAGGTCATCGCCGAAACCGTCGCCACGCCGCTCGAAGAAGCGATCAACGGCGTCGAAGACATGATGTACATCAAGTCGGTCGCCGGTTCCGACGGCGTGCTGGCGATCACCGTCACCTTCAAGCCGGGCACCGACCCGGACGACGCGGCGGTGCGCGTGCAGAACCGGGTCAGCCAGGCGCTGGCGCGATTGCCCGAGGACGTGCGCCGGCAAGGCGTGACGACCCAGAAGCAGGCGCCGGTGTTCCTGATGGTGGTGCACCTGACCTCGCCGAACGGCAAGTACGACACCCTGTACCTGCGTAATTACGCGCGCCTGCACGTCAAGGATCAGCTCGCCCGCCTGTCCGGCGTCGGCGACGCGCAGATCTTCGGCGGCGGCGACTACGCCATGCGCGTGTGGCTGGACCCGGACAAGATCGCCTCGCGCGGCCTGACCGCCGGCGACGTGCTGCGCGCGATGCGCGAGCAGAACGTGCAGGTCTCGGCCGGCCAGCTCGGCGCCGACCCCATGCCCAACAGCGACTTCCTCACCCTGATCAACGCCAAGGGCCGCCTGCAAAGCAAGGAAGAGTTCGGCAACATCGTGGTCAAGAGCGGCAGCGACGGCGAAATCGTGCGCCTGTCCGATGTCGCCCGCCTGGAACTGGGCGCCGGCGACTACAGCCTGCGCGCGCAGCTCGACGGCAAGAACGCGGTCGGCATCGGTATCTTCCAGTCGCCGGGCGCCAACGCGCTGCAGATCCAGGAGCAGGTGATCGCCAACATGGATCGCCTGTCCGAGAGCTTCCCGGACGGCATCAAGTACGAGGCCGTGTACGACACCACCATCTTCGTGCGCGATTCGATCAAGGCGGTGGTCACGACCCTGCTGGAAGCGATCGCGCTGGTGGTGCTGGTGGTGATCCTGTTCCTGCAGACCTGGCGCGCTTCGATCATCCCGCTGCTGGCCGTGCCGGTGTCGGTGGTCGGCACCTTCGCCGCGCTGTACCTGCTCGGCTTCTCGATCAACACTTTGAGTTTGTTCGGCTTGGTGCTGGCGATCGGCATCGTCGTCGACGACGCGATCGTGGTGGTGGAAAACGTCGAACGCAACATCGAGGAAGGCCTGACCCCGCTCGCCGCGGCGCACCAGGCGATGAAGGAAGTGTCCGGCCCGATCGTCGCGATCGCGCTGGTGTTGTGTGCGGTGTTCGTGCCGATGGCGTTCCTGTCGGGCGTGACCGGTCAGTTCTACAAGCAGTTCGCGGTGACCATCGCCATCTCGACGGTGATCTCGGCGATCAACTCGTTGACCCTGTCGCCGGCCCTGGCCGCGCGCCTGCTCAAGCCGCACAGCGCACCGAAGGACGCGCCGTCGCGCCTGATCGACCGTCTGTTCGGCTGGCTGTTCCGTCCGTTCAACCGCTTCTTCGCGTCGAGCTCGCAGAAGTACCAGGGCGCGGTCTCGCGCACGCTGGGCAAGCGCGGCGCGGTGTTCGTGGTGTATGCGGTGCTGTTGGTCGCGACCGGCCTGATGTTCAAGGTGGTGCCGGCCGGCTTCATCCCGCTGCAGGACAAGCTGTACCTGATCGCCGCGGTGAAGTTGCCTGAAGGCTCGTCGATCGCGCGCACCGATGCTCTGCTCAAGAAGGTCACCGACGTCGCGGCCAAGGTCGACGGCGTGCAGAACACCATGGCCTTCCCGGGCTTGAACGCGGTGCAGTTCACCAACACGCCCAACACCGGCGTGGCGTTCCTGCCGCTCAAGCCGTTCAGCGAGCGCAGCCGTACCGCGGTGGAAATCACCGCCGAGCTCAACCAGAAGATCGGCGGCTTCCAGGAAGGCTTCACCTTCGCCCTGATGCCGCCGCCGATCCTCGGCCTCGGCAACGGCGCGGGCTATCAGTTGTTCATCGAAGACCGCAGCAACCTGGGTTACGGCGCCTTGCAGAATGCGGTCAGCGCGTTCCAGGGCACGATCATGCAGACCCCGGGCATGGGTTATGCGAACACGACCTACCAGGCCAACGTGCCGCAGCTCGACGCCGAAGTCGACCGCGTCAAGGCCAAGGCCCAGGGCGTGCCGCTGACCGATCTGTTCGACACCCTGCAGACCTACCTGGGTTCGGCCTACGTCAACGACTTCAACCAGTTCGGCCGCACCTGGCAGGTCATCGCCCAGGCCGACGGCTCGTTCCGCGACAGCGTCGAGGACATCGCCAACCTGCGTACCCGCAACGATCGCGGCGAGATGGTGCCGATCGGCTCGATGGTGACGGTCAAGCAGACCTTCGGTCCCGACCCGGTGCTGCGCTACAACGGCCACCCGGCCGCCGACATCGCCGGCGACGTCGATCCGCGCGTGATGTCCTCGGCCCAGGCCATGGACGTGGTCAAGGACGTGGCGGCGAAGGTGTTGCCGCACGGCATGGAAATCGAATGGACCGACCTGAGCTACCAGCAGGCCAGCCAGGGCAATGCCGCGTTGATCGTGTTCCCGCTCGCCATCCTGCTCGCCTTCCTGGTGCTGGCGGCGCTGTACGAAAGCTGGACCCTGCCGCTGGCGGTGATCCTGATCGTGCCGATGTGCATGCTGTCGGCCTTGGCCGGCGTGTGGCTCACCGGCGGCGACAACAACGTGTTCGTGCAGGTCGGCCTGGTCGTGCTGATGGGCCTGGCGTGCAAGAACGCGATCCTGATCGTCGAATTCGCCCGCGAACTCGAACTGCAGGGCAAGGGCATCGTCGAAGCCGCTCTGGAAGCCTGCCGCCTGCGTCTGCGTCCGATCGTCATGACCTCGATCGCCTTCATCGCCGGCACCGTGCCGTTGGTGCTGTCGCACGGCGCCGGCGCGGAAATCCGCTCGGTCACCGGCATCACCGTGTTCGCCGGCATGTTGGGCGTGACCCTGTTCGGCCTGTTCCTGACCCCGGTGTTCTACGTCGCCCTGCGCAAGCTGGTCGGCCAGAAGCTGGTCTCGCACGGCGAACACACTCCTCTGGAGAAGATCCATGCGTAA